From a single Silene latifolia isolate original U9 population chromosome 6, ASM4854445v1, whole genome shotgun sequence genomic region:
- the LOC141658956 gene encoding uncharacterized protein LOC141658956: MFRTSGFSWDEEKYMIQCERQSYEDFCKQNKSAQGLWNVPFPHFDKLAIIYGPDRATGTNSETFVQAVDNQQNEAVDLSRDESDEDDNIDDEEPLYIPTQSSPNEPSSKKAKIGKILTDYKKQKTKKRKMPEVVDLTTSFKDMSSNLSGFMNGMNVHMSTIANALSTTQRHEQAIMVREQEFEDQKKNLINELLGVQGLTRFEALLAAQKLASNPSDLSLFYQSPDEA; the protein is encoded by the exons ATGTTTCGCACTTCTGGTTTTTCCTGGGATGAGGAGAAATATATGATACAGTGTGAAAGACAATCATATGAAGATTTTTGCAAG CAAAACAAAAGTGCTCAAGGATTATGGAACGTTCCGTTTCCACACTTTGATAAATTGGCAATTATATATGGTCCTGATCGAGCTACTGGAACTAATTCCGAGACTTTCGTCCAAGCGGTGGATAACCAACAAAATGAGGCTGTTGATTTAAGTAGGGATGAAAGTGACGAAGACGACAATATTGATGATGAGGAGCCACTTTATATTCCTACTCAATCTAGTCCAAATGAGCCGTCTTCAAAGAAAGCAAAGATCGGGAAAATTTTAACGGATTATaagaaacaaaaaacaaagaagagaaagatgccagagGTTGTGGATTTGACTACGTCTTTCAAAGATATGTCTTCAAACCTTTCCGGATTTATGAATGGAATGAATGTTCATATGTCTACTATTGCAAATGCATTATCAACCACTCAGCGACATGAACAAGCCATCATGGTTCGTGAACAAGAGTTTGAAGACCAAaagaaaaatttaataaatgAGCTACTTGGCGTACAAGGGTTGACTAGATTTGAAGCATTATTAGCTGCACAAAAATTGGCATCTAATCCCAGTGATCTCTCTCTTTTTTACCAGAGTCCCGATGAAGCATGA
- the LOC141588606 gene encoding uncharacterized protein LOC141588606, with amino-acid sequence MFSSQLTLIRRRKKKHVELLLTIMVVINIVTILYLVLCMMGVAIHKIEHPRYSKDEKRFLRRKHLYTLTKHSDIICKSELRVNRRTFYVLCEMVRDIGDLSGTRNMSLEEIVAMFLYTLAHHFKNRTIGNHFFRSGESVSRNFHRCLLAVLKLHDHLLKKPTPITEECEDSKWKCFENCLGALDGTYISVQVRNEDRPRYRTRKGSIAMNVLGVCNPFLEFIYVQPGWEGSAHDGRVLRDAISKPHGLKVPQGFYYLVDAGYTNCRGFLAPYRGHRYHLKEWGDRQPISAEEYFNMKHSKARNVIERCFGLLKGRWGILRSPSFYSIRTQGRIVQACSLLHNLIRKYMPTDFTIYEDLDGDEDEETWKLDRHLKAEGEKISAFGLNWKKNI; translated from the exons ATGTTTTCTTCTCAATTGACTTTGAtaaggaggaggaagaagaagcatgTTGAGTTGTTATTGACAATTATGGTTGTTATTAATATAGTTACTATTCTATATTTGGTATTGTGTATGATGGGTGTGGCTATTCATAAAATTGAGCATCCACGGTATAGTAAAGATGAGAAAAGATTTCTTAGGCGAAAACACTTGTATACACTTACTAAGCATAGCGATATAATTTGTAAGAGTGAACTTCGTGTCAATCGGAGAACTTTTTATGTACTTTGTGAAATGGTCAGAGATATTGGAGATTTAAGTGGAACTAGGAATATGTCACTAGAAGAAATTGTTGCCATGTTTTTGTATACATTGGCACATCATTTCAAAAATAGGACAATTGGAAACCATTTTTTTCGAAGCGGAGAAAGTGTGAGTAGAAATTTTCATCGTTGTCTTCTTGCCGTTTTGAAACTACATGACCATTTGCTTAAAAAGCCGACGCCTATAACGGAAGAATGCGAAGATAGTAAATGGAAATGTTTTGAg AATTGTTTAGGAGCTTTAGATGGCACATACATTAGTGTTCAAGTGAGAAATGAGGATAGACCAAGGTATCGAACGAGGAAGGGTTCCATTGCTATGAATGTATTAGGTGTATGTAATCCTTTTTTGGAGTTTATATATGTACAACCTGGTTGGGAAGGATCTGCGCATGATGGTCGTGTCCTTCGAGATGCTATTAGTAAACCTCATGGTTTAAAAGTTCCTCAAG GTTTCTATTACTTGGTTGATGCGGGATATACAAATTGTCGGGGTTTTTTAGCACCATATAGAGGCCACAGATATCACCTGAAGGAGTGGGGGGATCGACAACCAATTAGTGCTGAGGAGTATTTCAACATGAAACATTCTAAAGCTAGAAATGTTATTGAAAGATGTTTTGGATTATTAAAAGGGAGATGGGGCATTCTTAGGTCCCCTTCTTTCTATTCGATACGCACACAAGGTCGTATTGTTCAGGCTTGCTCCTTGCTACATAACCTCATTCGAAAATATATGCCAACTGATTTTACGATATATGAGGATTTAGATGGcgatgaagatgaagaaa CATGGAAATTGGACAGGCATCTCAAAGCGGAAGGGGAAAAAATAAGCGCATTTGGACTAAACTGGAAGAAGAACATCTAA
- the LOC141587214 gene encoding E3 ubiquitin-protein ligase HOS1-like — translation MKSSMQDASIVSSEFTNGFSSTSSSLHKDQHRHLPDYSSKIVQDALQHLASVDLVDLCNEAKVERCRASRDLRSCGRLVESVLMSCGHASLCAECSQRFENCPICRTPLPTNGNILRRRLYYECVEAGLINKVGDDKYQEIEDDVAHLTADVQRLYSLFDVAMENNLCCLICQYVTDVCMDESAVSSDPVIAFLLDEVVVKDWCKRTFKNIIKEVRGIYNLGINEMNAKMGGLLKILAKLAGLSNVLEVLDLSFKDTHAAKLDDLNHFQESISKTKQHMEMMMWCIRHQFLENVRSRHSNLASWRALVRERKSAAVNRAWPEAVQPSGECIEQDNSSLFLEDALLNLEADKGYGQSSEVEREVASLQKDGGSSFFRSKIEGFGGCYPFENVRAAIDILFLCGSSDMVVAKRAIFLYYLFDRHWTKSESDGEWRHAIDDLAATFSITRHSLLESLTFYLLDDHTDEALQEACHLLPEISSPESHPKIAKVLLERQTSDTALMFLRWCGRDGGAEVSLREAVTAVRIKVECGLLTEAFMYQRMLCTKIKEKQLKHKLPVDASENLEDEFRIWTDWVLVLVTEICCLCIRGKFVDRMIELPWNHDEEKHLHKCLLDFATTDPLTSSGSLLVVYYLQRHRYVEAFQINCKLQTVEEDFLSKNDVDEEVLHRMRDTAHWRKGLVNKSVALLPEVEQQQLKSGQLTEDMVDEADCQRDADIVGQPGQVGTLTFAPSSLQSSLILRMDRESSFQPPQDGHVRDVHSELHNGASSSVPRGDFYMNSERIVKPPMSNPRNFKMDDIFNSATPRTSAVKDVYRTASRSFQNDFHDNQLDDFFPQLDHNGLYGQFPKVSPPSSRRVMAKPTRTPISMRGLVDDSPHERYKTANGKRLSPGNPDRPQNIAFTDDVMDISWSQEANGSRGDNTVIGVQRWRSDETSDEEEEPSPEMLSAISFHPVPTRRGGRRGSVLRR, via the exons ATGAAATCGAGTATGCAAGACGCTTCAATTGTTTCTTCCGAGTTCACTAATGGCTTCAGTTCTACTTCTTCATCACTTCACAAGGATCAGCACCGACATCTTCCAGATTACAGCAGTAAAATTGTTCAG GATGCTCTGCAACATTTGGCATCCGTTGATCTCGTGGATCTATGCAATGAGGCAAAGGTTGAAAGATGTCGTGCCAGTAGAGACCTTCGAAGTTGTGGCCGTCTAGTGGAGAGTGTACTTATGTCATGTGGACATGCATCCTTATGTGCTGAGTGTAGTCAACGCTTTGAAAATTGCCCCATCTGCCGAACCCCTCTTCCTACGAATGGGAACATACTTCGACGTCGCCTTTACTATGAGTGTGTTGAGGCTGGACTAATTAATAAAGTGGGTGATGATAAATATCAAGAGATTGAAGATGATGTGGCACACCTGACTGCTGACGTCCAACGTCTCTATTCATTGTTTGATGTGGCTATGGAGAACAACTTATGCTGTTTGATTTGTCAGT ATGTCACTGATGTTTGCATGGATGAAAGTGCTGTATCAAGTGATCCCGTGATAGCATTTCTGCTGGACGAGGTGGTTGTGAAGGATTGGTGCAAGCGGACATTCAAAAATATCATCAAAGAAGTTCGAGGGATAT ATAATCTTGGAATTAATGAGATGAATGCCAAAATGGGCGGTCTTCTGAAGATCTTGGCAAAGCTGGCGGGCTTGTCCAATGTGCTGGAAGTTCTGGACTTGTCATTCAAGGATACACATGCAGCAAAGCTTGATGACCTAAATCATTTTCAGGAGAGTATATCAAAGACCAAGCAG CATATGGAAATGATGATGTGGTGCATCAGACATCAGTTTCTGGAGAATGTTAGATCTCGTCACAGTAATCTCGCTTCATGGCGAGCTCTTGTCCGTGAAAGAAAATCAGCTGCTGTTAATAGGGCATGGCCTGAGGCAGTTCAACCTTCTGGAGAGTGCATAGAACAGGATAATTCTAGTCTCTTCCTCGAGGATGCATTGTTGAATCTCGAAGCTGATAAAGGATATGGGCAGAGTAGTGAAGTTGAGCGAGAGGTCGCATCCTTACAAAAGGATGGTGGTTCATCTTTTTTCAGGTCCAAAATCGAAGGATTTGGAGGCTGCTATCCATTTGAAAATGTGAGGGCTGCAATCGATATACTTTTCCTGTGCGGAAGTTCTGATATGGTGGTTGCCAAACGAGCAATt TTTTTGTATTATCTGTTTGATCGTCATTGGACAAAGTCGGAATCTGATGGAGAATGGCGGCATGCTATAGATGATTTGGCAGCTACTTTTAGTATAACCAGACATTCTCTACTGGAGTCATTGACCTTCTATCTCTTGGATGACCACACTGATGAAGCTCTCCAG GAAGCTTGCCACCTTCTTCCCGAGATTTCAAGTCCGGAGTCTCATCCTAAGATCGCAAAAGTTCTTCTCGAGAGGCAAACTTCTGATACAGCCCTTATGTTTCTACGTTGGTGTGGGCGTGACGGTGGAGCAGAGGTGTCTTTAAGGGAGGCAGTCACCGCAGTTAGAATAAAAGTTGAATGCGGCCTATTAACAGAAGCTTTTATGTACCAGAGAATGCTGTGCACGAAAATTAAAGAGAAGCAGCTGAAGCATAAGCTACCGGTAGATGCTTCAGAGAACTTGGAAGATGAATTCAGAATTTGGACGGACTGGGTTCTTGTGTTGGTGACTGAAATTTGCTGCCTTTGTATCCGGGGGAAGTTTGTCGACCGCATGATAGAGTTACCTTGGAATCATGATGAGGAAAAACATCTGCATAAATGCCTCCTAGATTTTGCTACAACTGACCCTCTTACCAGTTCTGGAAGTCTTCTTGTCGTGTATTATCTTCAG CGTCACCGGTATGTTGAAGCATTTCAGATTAATTGCAAGCTTCAGACAGTGGAGGAGGACTTCCTTTCTAAAAATGATGTTGATGAAGAGGTATTGCACAGGATGAGAGACACAGCTCATTGGAGAAAAGGATTGGTT AATAAATCTGTGGCGCTGCTGCCCGAAGTTGAGCAGCAACAACTGAAGTCAGGACAGTTGACGGAGGATATGGTTGACGAGGCTGACTGCCAAAGGGATGCCGATATTGTAGGTCAACCAGGTCAAGTTGGGACTTTGACTTTTGCACCGTCATCCTTGCAGTCATCTTTGATTCTTCGAATGGATCGCGAGTCTTCATTTCAACCACCCCAAGACGGTCATGTCAGAGATGTCCATTCTGAACTTCACAACGGGGCTTCATCATCAGTACCTCGTGGAGATTTCTATATGAATTCGGAAAGAATAGTAAAACCTCCGATGAGCAATCCCAGAAATTTCAAGATGGACGATATATTTAATTCTGCAACTCCTAGGACATCTGCTGTTAAAGATGTTTATAGAACTGCATCAAGGTCTTTTCAGAATGATTTCCACGATAACCAACTTGATGATTTCTTCCCCCAATTAGATCATAATGGTCTTTATGGACAATTTCCTAAGGTTAGCCCTCCAAGCTCTCGCAGGGTCATGGCAAAACCGACAAGGACGCCTATCAGCATGCGTGGATTAGTTGATGATTCGCCTCATGAAAGATACAAAACTGCAAATGGAAAGAGATTATCCCCAGGGAATCCAGATAGGCCGCAGAACATTGCCTTTACAGATGATGTTATGGATATTTCGTGGAG CCAAGAAGCAAATGGTTCTCGGGGTGATAACACCGTCATTGGTGTTCAAAGATGGAGATCAGATGAAACTAGCGATGAAGAAGAGGAGCCGAGTCCAGAGATGCTGAGTGCCATATCTTTTCATCCGGTGCCTACAAGAAGAGGCGGTAGAAGAGGTAGTGTTTTGCGCAGGTGA